Proteins encoded within one genomic window of Triticum aestivum cultivar Chinese Spring chromosome 2D, IWGSC CS RefSeq v2.1, whole genome shotgun sequence:
- the LOC123048259 gene encoding 9-beta-pimara-7,15-diene synthase, chloroplastic, with translation MANPARVGAYSILLPSAPHQAVRLPAAAPPSASKCELQMHHDGRSKPPRVSLACSASNLPCTEPAYVLKAMLAEETIGPRSDVERDARIRKHLKNPELSPSAYDTAWVAMVPLPDFDPQAPCFPQCVEWILQNQHSSGSWGINEFGLLANKDIMLSTLACIIALHKWNVGSDHIRRGLEFIGRNFSTVMDDQIVSPVGFNLIFPGMLNHAFGMGLIIPVTEADINGILHLREMELTRLSEEKSCGKDAYLAYVAEEGLVNLLDYNQVMKFQRKNGSLFNSPAATAAALVHYYDNKALQYLDSIVSIFGGAVPTAYPQNIYYQLSMVDMLEKIGISRHFSSDTNSILDKAYISWLQRDEEIMQDVETCAMAFRLLRMNGYDVSSDDLSHVAEASTFHSSLEGYLNHTKSLLELYKASKVCLSENELILENISNWSGHLLAEKLRCDGTQRMPIFGEVEYTLKFPFYATVEPLDHKRNIEHFDSRVTQQLKRKNMPCHVNQDLLDFAVEDFSFSQSIYQDELCHLESWEKENRLEQLKFLRKGSLINCYLSAAATLSTHELSDARIACAKTIALVLVTDDFFDVGASKEEQENLIALVEKWDHHDEVEFCSEQVEIVFSAFYSTVKHIGEMASAVQKRDVTKHLNETWLHYLRSAATEAEWQRNQYVPTVEEYMIEAVNSFAEGPIMLTSLYFVQQKLEEYIIKDPEYHELLRIKGNCGRLLNDTRGFERESSEGKLNIISLLVLQSGGSMSIEAAQEAVQESIASCRRDLLRMVVREDRVVPRVCKEVFWRFCRTVHLFYCQTDGFSSPKEMLRTMNAIFREPLKLQHTSPLDAQSEQ, from the exons ATGGCGAATCCTGCACGAGTTGGTGCCTATTCCATCCTCCTGCCATCTGCACCTCACCAGGCCGTCCGCCTCCCGGCGGCTGCTCCACCATCTGCGTCAAAGTGTGAGTTGCAGATGCACCATGATGGAAGAAGCAAGCCTCCGCGCGTCAGCCTCGCCTGCTCAGCCTCCAACCTTCCTTGCACCGAACCAG CATATGTCCTCAAGGCAATGTTGGCAGAAGAAACCATAGGACCGCGCAGTGATGTG GAACGGGATGCTAGAATACGAAAGCATCTCAAAAACCCTGAACTCTCGCCGTCTGCGTATGACACGGCATGGGTGGCTATGGTGCCATTGCCGGACTTCGATCCGCAGGCTCCATGCTTCCCTCAGTGTGTTGAATGGATATTGCAAAATCAACACTCTAGTGGGTCTTGGGGAATCAATGAATTTGGCTTATTAGCCAACAAGGATATTATGTTATCCACATTGGCCTGTATCATTGCACTTCATAAGTGGAACGTTGGCTCCGACCACATAAGGAGAG GATTAGAATTTATTGGAAGGAATTTCTCCACTGTCATGGATGATCAAATTGTTTCTCCAGTAGGCTTCAATCTCATTTTCCCTGGTATGCTTAACCATGCTTTCGGGATGGGTTTGATAATTCCAGTCACAGAAGCTGATATCAATGGGATACTTCACCTCCGTGAGATGGAGCTGACAAG ATTAAGTGAGGAGAAATCGTGTGGGAAAGATGCATATTTGGCCTATGTTGCTGAAGAAGGGTTAGTAAACCTGCTGGACTACAATCAAGTGATGAAGTTCCAGCGAAAGAATGGGTCGTTGTTCAACTCTCCTGCCGCAACTGCTGCTGCATTAGTGCACTACTATGATAATAAAGCTCTCCAGTACCTCGACTCCATTGTCAGTATATTTGGTGGTGCAG TACCAACAGCGTACCCACAGAATATATATTATCAGCTCTCAATGGTGGATATGCTCGAAAAGATCGGAATATCTCGCCATTTTTCGAGTGACACAAACAGCATCCTGGACAAGGCATACAT TTCCTGGTTACAGAGAGACGAGGAGATCATGCAAGATGTAGAAACATGTGCAATGGCGTTTCGCCTTTTACGGATGAATGGTTATGATGTGTCGTCAG ATGACTTGTCCCATGTTGCTGAAGCCTCCACTTTCCATAGCTCACTTGAAGGATATTTAAATCATACAAAATCTTTATTGGAGTTATACAAGGCTTCAAAAGTATGTTTGTCAGAAAATGAATTGATCCTGGAGAACATAAGCAACTGGTCAGGCCACTTATTGGCAGAGAAATTGCGCTGTGATGGGACACAAAGAATGCCAATTTTTGGAGAG GTAGAATATACTCTTAAATTTCCCTTTTATGCGACAGTAGAACCTCTAGACCATAAGAGGAACATTGAACATTTTGATTCTAGGGTTACTCAGCAGCTAAAGAGAAAAAACAT GCCATGTCATGTCAATCAAGATCTTCTAGATTTTGCCGTTGAAGATTTCAGTTTTTCTCAATCTATATACCAGGATGAACTCTGCCACCTCGAGAG TTGGGAGAAAGAAAACAGGCTGGAACAGCTTAAATTTCTACGCAAGGGGAGTCTGATAAATTGTTATCTCTCTGCTGCTGCCACCCTATCCACTCATGAACTCTCTGATGCTCGCATTGCATGTGCGAAAACTATTGCGCTCGTACTTGTTACTGATGACTTCTTTGATGTTGGAGCAtcgaaagaagaacaagaaaaccTCATAGCATTAGTAGAGAA GTGGGATCACCATGACGAAGTTGAGTTCTGCTCTGAGCAAGTAGAAATAGTATTTTCTGCTTTTTATAGTACAGTTAAGCACATTGGAGAAATGGCTTCCGCAGTGCAAAAGCGCGATGTTACAAAACACCTGAATGAAACA TGGCTACATTACTTGAGGTCTGCAGCGACTGAGGCGGAATGGCAACGGAATCAATATGTGCCAACAGTTGAGGAATACATGATAGAAGCGGTTAACTCATTCGCAGAGGGGCCCATTATGCTAACATCACTATATTTTGTCCAACAAAAACTCGAGGAGTACATAATCAAAGACCCGGAGTACCATGAGTTGCTTAGAATAAAGGGCAACTGTGGCCGTCTCCTGAATGATACTAGGGGCTTCGAG AGGGAGTCCAGTGAGGGAAAACTGAACATCATCTCACTGCTTGTTCTTCAGAGTGGAGGTTCCATGTCCATAGAAGCTGCTCAAGAGGCGGTACAGGAGTCTATAGCCTCATGTCGGAGAGACCTGCTAAGGATGGTTGTTAGAGAAGACCGTGTAGTTCCTAGGGTATGCAAGGAGGTGTTCTGGAGGTTTTGCAGGACAGTTCACTTGTTCTACTGTCAGACTGACGGATTTTCCTCGCCCAAGGAAATGCTCCGCACGATGAACGCAATATTCCGAGAGCCACTCAAACTCCAACATACCAGTCCTTTGGATGCTCAGTCAGAACAATAA
- the LOC123048258 gene encoding cytochrome P450 99A2, whose amino-acid sequence MEMELSLGVATSLFLLSVISVVALSLLSRKRLAAASGKKKKKLGRPAPGPWRLPLVGNLHQIVTSKLPVVLRDLAEKHGPVMCLRLGQVDTIIISSPSAAQEVLREKDLNFASRPSLLVSEVMLYGNLDIGFAPYGAYWRTLRKLCRMELLSERKVRHFMPVRESETLALVRAVHEAGQGGKRPVNLALLLVSCSNAITEQTAFGQVAGRELQEQLLAAINVGMTISSGFSFGDLFPGLGFMDTVTGLTRRLWQARRQMDAVLDKIIAKSDQKGDDLLSVMLRIRDGGDPEFPIETTTIKAIIVDMFSGGTDTTATAAEWVMSELVRNPPAMAKVQAEVRRTFNGKTPQEHEGHIHELHYMRMVIKESMRLNPVLPLLVPRICRETCHVGGFEIVEGSRLMVNSWAIGRSPESWDDPDEFRPERFEDSMADDKGPRFDYLPFGGGRRMCPGSTFGLAVLELIMARLLYYFDWSLPTGGTELDMDMTVGITARRKNQLHVVALPYKEVPLQS is encoded by the exons ATGGAGATGGAGCTAAGCCTAGGCGTAGCCACGTCCCTGTTTTTGCTTTCTGTCATCTCAGTGGTGGCCTTAAGCTTGCTTAGCCGCAAAAGACTGGCAGCAGCAagtggcaagaagaagaagaagcttggGCGGCCTGCTCCTGGGCCATGGCGTCTACCCTTGGTGGGCAACCTCCACCAGATCGTAACGTCCAAGCTGCCGGTGGTCCTCCGGGACCTGGCGGAGAAGCACGGGCCGGTGATGTGCCTCCGGCTCGGGCAGGTGGACACGATCATCATCTCCTCCCCGTCGGCGGCGCAGGAGGTGCTCCGGGAGAAGGACCTCAACTTCGCGTCGCGGCCGAGCCTGCTGGTGTCGGAGGTGATGCTGTACGGGAACCTCGACATCGGGTTCGCGCCGTACGGCGCGTACTGGCGGACGCTGCGCAAGCTGTGCAGGATGGAGCTCTTGAGCGAGCGGAAGGTGCGGCATTTCATGCCCGTGAGGGAGAGCGAGACCCTGGCGCTGGTGAGGGCCGTGCACGAGGCGGGCCAGGGCGGCAAGAGGCCCGTCAACCTCGCACTGCTGCTCGTCTCCTGCTCCAACGCGATCACCGAGCAGACGGCCTTCGGGCAGGTCGCCGGGCGCGAGCTCCAGGAGCAGTTGCTGGCGGCCATTAACGTTGGCATGACGATCAGCAGCGGGTTCAGCTTCGGGGACCTCTTCCCGGGGCTGGGGTTCATGGACACCGTCACCGGGCTTACACGCCGGCTGTGGCAGGCGCGCCGTCAGATGGACGCCGTGCTTGACAAGATCATCGCTAAAAGCGACCAGAAAGGTGATGACCTTCTGAGTGTCATGCTTAGGATCAGGGACGGGGGAGACCCTGAATTCCCCATCGAAACCACAACCATTAAAGCAATCATAGTG GATATGTTCTCGGGAGGGACTGACACCACAGCGACGGCGGCTGAGTGGGTCATGTCAGAGCTCGTGAGGAACCCGCCGGCGATGGCCAAGGTACAGGCAGAGGTGCGGCGAACATTCAACGGCAAGACCCCACAAGAGCACGAGGGGCACATACATGAGCTACACTACATGAGGATGGTCATCAAGGAGAGCATGAGGCTAAACCCGGTGCTGCCGCTGCTGGTCCCCCGAATCTGCCGGGAGACCTGCCATGTCGGGGGTTTTGAGATCGTCGAGGGTTCCAGGCTCATGGTCAACTCATGGGCTATCGGTAGGAGCCCAGAGAGTTGGGACGATCCTGATGAGTTCAGGCCAGAGAGGTTCGAGGACAGTATGGCTGATGACAAAGGACCCAGGTTCGACTACCTTCCATTCGGAGGTGGGCGGAGAATGTGCCCCGGCAGTACCTTTGGGTTGGCCGTGCTGGAGCTAATCATGGCACGCCTTCTCTACTACTTTGATTGGAGCCTCCCAACCGGTGGGACTGAGCTTGACATGGACATGACCGTGGGCATAACGGCGAGGAGAAAGAACCAGTTGCACGTAGTGGCATTGCCGTATAAGGAGGTTCCACTGCAAAGCTGA